GAGCCCCCCTCACGAACCGCGTCGTAAAAGCGGTCATAGTACTCCACAAAATCAGTTTCCATGCGGACCAGAAACACCGCCATACCGGGAATGATCGCAAGGTAGGCCAGAAAAACCGGCAGGTCATAGACCAGTGAGGCCCGCAAAGGCCCGATCACGGTTGAGCCCGTCAGCGGATGAAACCAGAAGATAAACTTGTCGATCCAGATCCCCAGATTATAGAACAGACCGGTCAGCATCAGGGAGCGGTACATCCGCCCTCCCCCCAGAAAGTCAAATTCAATAAAAGTTCTTGAGGGATACTCCCGGAAGAGCACCCAGAACATTCCCAGCAGCAGAATAAACTGACCGGCCAGAAAGGCCAGCAACAACCCTTCCAGATTGCCGTGGCGCAACAGGAAGGCAAACAGCAGGGCGGAGCCGTAGCCCAGGGCAAAGTTGATCAGGATCGCCTTGTAAGCCTTGAGTCCGGAAAGCAGGATCGCCGTGACCCAGACACAGCAGAGCACAACAAAGGTTGCAGCAAACAGCAGCCGGAAGAACAGGCTTTGCTGGGGGAACTCCAGCATGCCGATCGGGTAGGAGAGCACGCCGCTGACAACAATGACCACCAGCAACAGGCCGTTCAGGTTCGGCAGCAGTCTGTAATGTTCTTTTTCAAAGATCCGGTCTGCCGAATAGCGGGTGAAGGCCAGCTGGACCAGGCCGGTCAGAATCAGACTGAAGGCGATCAGATAGGTAACCACGGTCTGGAATTTGGAGACCAGCAACGCCGGTATGACCACCGGCAGCGAGATGACACCGATCAGCAGAACCGCAATGATCGAGAGAATCCAGGGACCGGAACTGATAATGCCGGCATAGGCGTAGGCCATCAACAGCGAGCTGTAGCTGTCCCCCTTCATCAACTTGCGCAGTTCAAAACCAATGCCTGCCATCAGCTCAATGCCTCCTGGTACAACGCCCGGTAACGTTCAAACATCTGCTGCTGGGTGTACAGCTTTTCAACCCGGTTGATACCGGCCTGACTGGCCCTGTCCCAGGCCTCCTGGTCCCCGATCAGCTTACGGCAGGCCTCTGCAAGGGCCTGAGGGCTGTTGATCGGCACAATGCCACCGGCCACCCCCAGCGCCTGGTCCTCTTCTCCCACTCCTTCCACCAGCTGACGACAGGAACCGACATCGGTGGAGACCAGCGGCACGCCGGCCGCAAATCCTTCCAGGGCCACCAGCGGCAACCCTTCGCTGATGGAAGAAAGTACCAGCAGGCCGATCTGGGGAAACAGCTCCACCGGGTTCATGAAACCGGTAAAGCGGACCCGGTCGGCGATCTCGAGGCTCTGGGCCAGGGCACGGCATTCTGCCGCATACTCCGGGTCCTCGCCGTCCGGCCCGACCACCCAGCCCTCCAGCTCCGGGATATGACTGACCAGGATGCGGATCGCACGGATGTAGGTCTTGACATCCTTGATCGGCACCACCCGGCCCAGTAACGCCAGCACCAGGGGGGGCTTTGCCGGCCTTGTGCTGCGTAACGGTGCAAAGCGAGCCACATCGATGCCGTTGGGCACGACACTGATCTTTTCCGGCAGGGCGCCGTCACTGATCTGGCGCTGACGGACCCCTTCATACAACGACACAATCCGGCCGGAGGCGTCGTAACAGAACCGTCCCAGGGTCTCAAAAAACCTGATCCAGAGGTCTCGGAAGTAACTGATCTCGGTTGGATCACGTTGCAGGGCGTTACGATTATCCTGAATCCATTCGTTGTTGAAGATATCGATCCGGCGCTCTTTGGTGTAAATGCCGTGTTCTGACAAAAGCAGCGGCCGGCCGGTATGATGGTGCAGCAGTCCTCCGAGAAATCCGGCATAACCGGTGGATACGGTGTGGTAGACCCGGGCAGGGATCAGGCTGCCGGCTATGGCGGCCAACTGCCAGATCGGGGCATGCATGTTGCGCACACTCCAGAAATAATCCACAAAGGAAGGGTCCGTACACTGTGCGCTATACAGTTCGCAGATGTACTCCCATGAACGCCTGGCATAGAGAAACTGGGAATAATCCACGCCGCCCTTGGCGTTCAGGTAGAACGATGCCTGCTTTAGTTCGGCAGGCAGTCCGTCCGGGTGAGGATTGGCAAACCAGCCGTGCAGCCGTTTCAGGGTTTCAAAGCCCTGGGCGTCACCGCTGCAGGGCGTTATCGGCGGAATGGTATGTTCATCATGCAGGTAATGAACCTGCAGGTGTTTCAGGTTTGCCGGCAGCTCATACTTGATGCCGTCATACTCGTCTGCCCTGCTGCCGATAAATACCGCCCCGAAATCCAGTTCGGGAAAGCCTCTGATAATCTGGTTGACCCAGCTGGAAACCCCGCCGCTGACGTAGGGAAAGGTCCCCTCCAGCAGCAGCATGACATCAACCTTTTCAACCCTCGGAAGCCTGTTGTCAGCCATTAGCGTGCTCCCCAGAACTGGGCCACCGGACCGATGCCCGGCCTGAAACGGACCGTGGCATCCCGCATCAGAAAAGCTCTCACTGCCTGAAAGTCCCGGGCATAAAAAGCCAGTTCAGCCTGATAAGGCAACAGCTTGAGCGGGTCAGCACCTGCTGCAAGGGCGGCTTGAATCGCCTCATCTGCCATGACGTAGTCACGTTTCTGAAGATGAATCCTGACCATCAGGACAAGTAGTGCCGGATTCCTGTTGCTTAACTGCAGTGCCTGCGCGGCATACTTGGCTGCCTGTTCCACAAAGAAGTCACGCAGGTCATCCTGTGCCAGTGCGCTGTAAACCATCTCCCAGTATGAGAAGGCCAGATTACGGCAGACCGAGGCCTTAACCGCTGCTGTTTTGGCCTGCTTCAGCTCTTCCAGTGAGGCGGAAATGGCCTGCTGAATCTTCTGTTCCTGGCGTTCATAGAGATTAAAGGCCAGAAGACGGATTTCATCGTCACTGTCGCCGGTGGCGTGCTGCAGCAACCGGCTGGAATTATGTCCGCCGCTCGTCCCTACTGACAGCAGGGCCTTTAAACGCAGCTCACGGGGCAGGCCAACCGTGCGCAGACGGGACCAGGCCCCCCCCTCTCCCATACCTGACCCCAGGTCGGCAGACTCTGCCTGAAAGGGAGGCAAGGGCACATTGGAAAACTCGGTCCGTTCTTCACTTGACAAAAACATCCGGAAGTACAGCAGGATCAACAAGGTGCCAACTGCGCCAAAGGCAGGCACAAAGAAGTTAAAGCAGAAAAAAAGCCCCAACAGGCCCCGGCGCAGCGCAACAAAGCGTTTGGGGAAACTGATGGCGAGCAGCAGAGAGAAGAGCGAGGACGCAATCAGATGCCCGGTGAGAAACAGCAGTACCCGTTGCCAGACCGGCTGCGTGCCAAAGACCGCCAGCAGGGCTGATTGCTCACTGCAGAGACCATAGATGAGCAGTTTCAGGCTGCTCATACATCCTCCGTCAACAGGTTTGCCAGTTGTATAAGCGGTTCATCGCCGGACAGAACCGCATATTTTATGGTGATCCCCACGCTTTGCAGCGTCATGCCGAACTGCTTGCGCAAGACCTCATTCAGGCGGGCCTGATATCCTTCCAGAGCAGCCGGACCA
Above is a window of Trichlorobacter lovleyi SZ DNA encoding:
- a CDS encoding tetratricopeptide repeat protein; amino-acid sequence: MSSLKLLIYGLCSEQSALLAVFGTQPVWQRVLLFLTGHLIASSLFSLLLAISFPKRFVALRRGLLGLFFCFNFFVPAFGAVGTLLILLYFRMFLSSEERTEFSNVPLPPFQAESADLGSGMGEGGAWSRLRTVGLPRELRLKALLSVGTSGGHNSSRLLQHATGDSDDEIRLLAFNLYERQEQKIQQAISASLEELKQAKTAAVKASVCRNLAFSYWEMVYSALAQDDLRDFFVEQAAKYAAQALQLSNRNPALLVLMVRIHLQKRDYVMADEAIQAALAAGADPLKLLPYQAELAFYARDFQAVRAFLMRDATVRFRPGIGPVAQFWGAR
- the pelF gene encoding GT4 family glycosyltransferase PelF translates to MADNRLPRVEKVDVMLLLEGTFPYVSGGVSSWVNQIIRGFPELDFGAVFIGSRADEYDGIKYELPANLKHLQVHYLHDEHTIPPITPCSGDAQGFETLKRLHGWFANPHPDGLPAELKQASFYLNAKGGVDYSQFLYARRSWEYICELYSAQCTDPSFVDYFWSVRNMHAPIWQLAAIAGSLIPARVYHTVSTGYAGFLGGLLHHHTGRPLLLSEHGIYTKERRIDIFNNEWIQDNRNALQRDPTEISYFRDLWIRFFETLGRFCYDASGRIVSLYEGVRQRQISDGALPEKISVVPNGIDVARFAPLRSTRPAKPPLVLALLGRVVPIKDVKTYIRAIRILVSHIPELEGWVVGPDGEDPEYAAECRALAQSLEIADRVRFTGFMNPVELFPQIGLLVLSSISEGLPLVALEGFAAGVPLVSTDVGSCRQLVEGVGEEDQALGVAGGIVPINSPQALAEACRKLIGDQEAWDRASQAGINRVEKLYTQQQMFERYRALYQEALS
- the pelG gene encoding exopolysaccharide Pel transporter PelG, with product MAGIGFELRKLMKGDSYSSLLMAYAYAGIISSGPWILSIIAVLLIGVISLPVVIPALLVSKFQTVVTYLIAFSLILTGLVQLAFTRYSADRIFEKEHYRLLPNLNGLLLVVIVVSGVLSYPIGMLEFPQQSLFFRLLFAATFVVLCCVWVTAILLSGLKAYKAILINFALGYGSALLFAFLLRHGNLEGLLLAFLAGQFILLLGMFWVLFREYPSRTFIEFDFLGGGRMYRSLMLTGLFYNLGIWIDKFIFWFHPLTGSTVIGPLRASLVYDLPVFLAYLAIIPGMAVFLVRMETDFVEYYDRFYDAVREGGSLSYIREMKDEMVRVAREGLYDIIKIQAIATIVVIVAGRQLLQWAHISEIHLPLLSVQVVATGFQVVLLGLLNVFFYLDKRNRVLLLTALFTALNLAFTLISIQLGPFYYGYGFALALMMTIAVGMALLDNDLDKLEYETFMLQ